A single region of the Clostridia bacterium genome encodes:
- a CDS encoding DUF1836 domain-containing protein, which produces MNYDNDLVAGKLRRWEKYLNEYRLPDWDSIPDFGLYMEQVLALLTEYLDYLPPEIKEERFITAATINNYVRNKFMPEPRKKKYYRIHIVYLIMICTLKQSLSIATLQKMIPVGISEAEVKEIYDAYALRHRVAAEYFVGQVRVIAAPLLGHDDRAIDESVHSTGDLISLSAILSGLCGLLAEKLLLLDGVPMSEEAVKLPE; this is translated from the coding sequence ATGAATTACGATAACGACCTCGTCGCCGGCAAACTTCGCCGCTGGGAAAAGTATCTGAACGAATACCGCCTTCCCGATTGGGACAGTATCCCCGATTTCGGGCTCTATATGGAGCAGGTGCTCGCGCTGCTGACAGAATACCTCGATTATCTCCCGCCGGAGATAAAGGAGGAACGCTTCATCACCGCCGCGACCATAAACAATTACGTCCGCAATAAGTTTATGCCGGAGCCGCGCAAAAAGAAGTATTACCGCATACATATAGTTTACCTGATCATGATATGCACCCTGAAACAAAGTCTCAGCATCGCGACTTTGCAGAAGATGATCCCCGTCGGCATATCCGAGGCGGAGGTCAAGGAGATTTACGACGCTTATGCGCTCCGCCACCGAGTCGCCGCAGAGTACTTTGTGGGTCAGGTCCGCGTTATCGCCGCCCCGCTGCTCGGTCACGACGACAGGGCGATCGACGAGTCCGTGCACAGCACCGGCGACCTTATATCGCTGAGCGCGATATTGAGCGGACTCTGCGGTCTGCTCGCGGAAAAACTGCTTCTGCTCGACGGCGTTCCGATGTCGGAAGAGGCGGTCAAGCTGCCGGAATAG